From the genome of Corallococcus macrosporus DSM 14697:
GGGCTCCAGCGCCGCCTTCACCTCGGTGCTCGCGCCGGACGCCACGGACGCGTACTGCGCGAACGCCGAGTAGCCGGGCAGGGACACCACCACGGGGTGCTGGCCGGCGGGGACCTCCACGCCCTTGAGCGGCGTGACGCCCAGCGCCTTGCCGCGCATGACGACGCTCGCGCCCGCGGGCTGGGACTCCACCACCAGCGTGCCGGCCGGGCGCGCCGTCACCTCGGCGCGGGCCTGGTCGAAGGCCTTCAGCACGTCCTGCCCGAAGAGGGCGGCGTCGGGCGTCATGGCCGGCTCCGCCACCACGGCGAGCTTGAACGCCTCCATGCCGCCGGGGGAGTCCCCGTTGAGAATCCGCGAGGCGCCCAGGAACAGGTACGTCCGGGCCAGCCGCTCCGGGTTCAGCTCCGCCGGGTGCTGGATATAGGCCTCCGCCGCGGCGCGGAACTTCGCCTCCGCGGCCTCGGGGTCCAGGTTGTCGTAGTCCGACCGGCCCTGCTCGAAGAGCGTGTCCGCGCGCGTCAGCGACGCCGGCGGGGGCGGCGGGAAGGCCGCGCCCAGGTCCACCAGCTCCACGCCGCCCAGCTTCAGCCGGCGCAGCAGCTCGTCCTCCAGCTTGACCGCGGCCTCTTCCACCACCGACGTCCGCGCCACCGCGAAGAGCGCCACCGGCCCGGTGGCCGTCACCGCCGCGCTGGCCACCGCCGACTCACCCGAGAGCGCCGGCGCCGCCTCGGGCTGGGCCACCGTCGGCGCATCCGGCGTCACCCGCGGCTTGACGGCCGCCTCGTCGGTGTCGTTCGGGGAGCCGAAAATCCGGGGCTCAATGGATTCCTCGTCATCCGCCGGCGGCGCCTGGGTCGTCTTCACCGGCTGCGTGGTGGCGGGGGACTTCTTGCTGGACTTCTTCTTCCGCGCGGACTGGCCGTACGCGGGAGAGGTGGCCAGCATGAACGCGAGGAGCAGGGAGCATCGGCGGAACGTAGTCACGGCGCGGATGCTAGCCGAGCCGGGGCCCCGTCTCAAAAGCCTGCCGCGCACGCGGGCCCCTCCGGGGTGGGGAGGGACCCGCGCTGGCGCCAGTGATTCCGCCCTGACTAGACGTCCAGGTCCTGGACCTCGCCGGCGCGCTCCATGATGAACCGGAAGCGGGCGCTGACGTCCTTGCCCATCAAGTCGTTGATGAGGCGGTCCGTCTCCAGGGGCTTGTCGATGGTGACGCGCAGGCTCATGCGGTGCTTGGGGTCGAGCGTCGTCTCCTTCAGCTCGTCGGGCGTCATCTCACCCAGCCCCTTGAAGCGCATGATGTTGGGCTTCGCGTTCCCCTTCGCCTTCTCCTTGATGATGCGGTCGCGGTCCGGCTCGTCCAGCGCCCAGTACGTCTCCTTGCCGATGTCCACGCGGTACAGCGGCGGCTGGGCGATGTGGATGGCGCCGCTCTCGATGAGCGGGCGCAGGTGCCGGTAGAAGAAGGTGAGCAGCAGCGTGGCGATGTGGTGCCCGTCGCTGTCGGCGTCCATCAGCAGGAAGACGCGGCCGTAGCGCAGCTTGCTGATGTCGAAGTCGGAGCCGATGCCGCAGCCCAGCGCGGACACGATGTCCTGGAGCTCCTTGTTGGTCGTCACCTTGTCGGTGGACGCCTGCTCCGCGTTGAGCACCTTGCCGCGCAGCGGGAGGATGGCCTGGGTGCGCCTGTCCCGGCCCTGCTTGGCGGAGCCGCCTGCGGAGTCACCCTCCACGATGAACAGCTCGCTCAGGCCCGGGTCCGTGGACGAGCAGTCCGCCAGCTTGCCCGGCAGGTTGAGCCGGTGGCTGACCGCCGTCTTGCGGCTCACCGCCTGGGACGCGGCGCGGCTGGCCTCGCGCGCGCGGGCGGCCAGGACGATGCGCGCCACCACGGACTCCGCGATGGACTTGTTGTCGTTGAGCCACTTCTCCAGCGCCGGGCGCAGCACGCCGTCCACCTGGCCGGAGACTTCGGGGTTGTTGAGCCGCCCCTTCGTCTGGCCCTGGAACTGCGGCTCCACCACGTAGGTGGACAGGATGGCGGTGATGCCCTCGCGGATGTCCTCCGCGGTGAGCGTCACGCCCTTGGGCGCGATGCCGTGCGTCTCGATGTAGTTGCGCACCGCCTTCACCACCGCGCCGCGCAGGCCCGCCTCGTGCGTGCCGCCCAGCGGGGTGGGGATGCCGTTGACGTACGAGCGGATGTGCTCGTCGGTGGCCTCCGTCCACGCCAGCGCCGCCTCCAGCCGCACCCCGTTGTCACGCGAGTGGTAGAAGGCCGCGCTGCCCGCCGGCACCAGCGGCTTGTTGCGCTCCGTCACCACCTTGGTGAGGTACTCCGCGATGCCGCCGTCGTGCTTGTACGTCACCGACGTGGCCGGGCTGGTCGTCTCGTCCTTCCAGACGACGGTCATGCCCTTGTGCAGGTAGCTCTTGGCCTCCAGCCGCTCGCGCACCGTCTCCGCGTCGAACTTCAGCTTCTCGCCGAAGATCTCCGGGTCCGGCTCGAAGGTGATGGACGTGCCGGTGCCGCGCGTGGCGCCGTCCGCCTTCAGGGTGCTGGTGGCCTTGCCCCGCGCGTACGTCTGCACGTGCTTCTTGCCGTCGCGCTTGATCTCCACGACGAGCTTGCGCGCCAGCGCGTTCACCACCGAGCTGCCCACGCCGTGCAGACCGCCGGAGTGGATGTAGTTGCCCTGCTCGAACTTGCCGCCCGCGTGAAGGGTCGTGAGGATGACCTCCACGGCCGGCTTCTTGTGCTTGGGCATGATGTCAACGGGGATGCCACGCCCGTTGTCCACGATGGTGACGCTGCGGCTGTCCTTGTGGAGCGTCACCTCCACGGTGGTGGCGAAGCCGTTGATGACCTCGTCCACCGAGTTGTCGAGGATCTCCCACAGCAGGTGGTGATACCCCGTGCTGTCGGTGCCGCCGATGTACATGGCCGGGCGCTTGCGCACCGGCTCCAGGCCTTCCAGGACCTGGATGTCCGCGCCTGTGTAGGTTTCCTTCTTCGTCGCCATGGCGTCCTCTGCCTAGTCCTTCTTCTCGGGCAACGGGATGAAGGTGACGGGGCGCGCCACCTCCTTCACGGCGTCGCGCTTCGACATCTCGTGGCCCTTGCCGCCGCGGCCCGTCACCCCGTACTTCGCCGGGGACAGGTGCAGCTTGCGGCCCTTCTGCGTCTCGAACTCCAGCCTCGCGTCCTTCTGGGCGGGCGACACGGCGAGGAAGTCCACCACGCGGTCCCCGCCGTCCACCTTGATGACGGTGACGCCCTTGCCGGGGCCGGCCAGCTCGTTGACCTCCGCCACCTTGCACACCAGGGCGCTGGTCTTCTCCGTCAGCACCGCCAGCAGGTCGCGGTCCGTCACCGGCTGCACGCCGATGATTTCGTCGCCTTCGCCCGTCTTCGCGTAGCGGCGGCCCGCGCGCGTGGAGACCTCCAGGTGCGGCTCCAGGAGGAAGCGCATGCCCAGGCCCTGCTTCGTCACGCCCACCAGCTTCTGCGGGCGCGGCAGCCGCGCGTCCAGCGACACGGCGGACACCACGCGCTCGCCGTCGTCGAACTTGAAGAACTTCTGCACCGGCTCGCCGTAGCCCGTGGAGGCCGGCACGTCGTTGAAGCGGGTGACATACGCGGTGCCGAAGTTGCTGAAGAGCACCAGGTTGGCCTTGAGGCTGCCGGCCAGCACCGCCATCACCGCGTCGCCTTCACGCAGGCGGGTGGTGGACGGGTCCTTCACCTCGCGCACGCGCTTGACCCAGCCGTCGCGGGTGATGACCACGTGCGCGTCCTCGTCCGCGATGAACGCCTCGGCGCTGAACTCCATCTCCTCGGCGCCCGCGCCGCCAATGCGCGTGCGGCGCTTGTCGTTGTAGCGGGCCTTCAGCTCGCCCAGCTCGTCGCGGACGGTGCCCCACACCTTCTTCTTGTCCTTGAGGATGCCCTGGATGCGCTTGATTTCGGCGCGCTTCTCCTTGAGCTCCTTCTCCACGACGAGGATCTCCAGGCGCGCCAGCTTGTAGAGCTTCATCTCCAGGATGGCGTCCACCTGGACCTCATCCAGCTTGAAGCGGGCGATGAGCTTCTTCGCGGCGTCCTGCTTGCCCTCCGACGCGCGGATGATCTTGATCATCTCGTCGAGCGCGTCATAGACCTTCTCGAAGCCCTCCAGGATGTGGACGCGCCGGAGCAGCTCGCCCAGCTCGTGCTCGAAGCGCTTCGTCACCACCTCGAAGCGGAAGTCGAGGAAGTACTGGAGGATGTCCTTGAGGTTGAGCCGCTGCGGCGTGCTCAGCTCGGGGGTGTCCTTGATGGGGACCAGGCAGGTGAGGTTGACGCCGAAGTTCGTCTGCAGCGGCGTCTGCTTGTACAGGTACGCCATCACCAGCTCGGGGTTGGCGTCCTTCTTCAGCTCCAGGACGATGCGCACGTCCTTGGTGGACTCGTCGCGTACGTCGGTGATGAGCGGCAGCTTCCGCTCGCGCACCAGGTCGCCGAACTTGGCCACCAGCGTGGACTTGTTCACCGTGTAGGGGATGGAGGTGATGACGAGCTGCTGGCCGCCTCGCTTGAGGTCCTCCAGCTTGTACTCACCCCGGATGCGGATGCTCCCCTGGCCGGACTCGTAGATGTCCCGCAGTTCCTTCTTGTCGTTGAGGATCTGCCCGCCCGTGGGGAAGTCCGGACCCTTCACCCACTTGAGCAGGTCCTTCGTCAGCAGCTGCGGGTTCTCGATGAGCGCCACCAGCGCGTCCACCAGCTCGCCCAGGTGGTGGGGCGGGATGTTGGTGGCCATGCCCACGGCGATGCCCGTGGTGCCGTTCATCAGGAGCTGCGGCACCCGCGCGGGGATGACCACCGGCTCCTGCATCGAGCCGTCGTAGGTCGGCCGGTAGGCCACCGTCTTCTTGCCCAGCTCCGTCAGCAGCTCACCAGCCAGCATGGCCAGGCGGCACTCGGTGTAGCGCATGGCCGCCGCGCCGTCGCCGTCCAGCGAGCCGAAGTTGCCGTGGCCGTCCACCAGCGGGTAGCGCAGGGAGAAGTCCTGCGCCATGCGCACCAGCGCTTCGTAGATGGAGGAGTCGCCGTGCGGGTGGTACTGACCCATCACACTGCCGACCACCTTGGCGGACTTCTGGTACTTGGCCTCATGCGTCAGCCGGTGGTCGTGGTACATGCCGAACAGGATGCGGCGCTGCACCGGCTTGAGGCCGTCCCGCACGTCCGGCAGGGCGCGCGAGGTGATGACCGACAGGGCGTAGTTGATGTACCGGCGGCGCGCCTCGTCCGCGAGCGAGGCCGGCACGGAGCCGTCACCGTTGCCACCCGCGGCGCCGCCACCACCGCCGCCGCCGCCTCCCCCGGCTCCCTGCTTCTTTCGCGATTTCGATTCGGCTTCTGCGCGCATGGTCGTCAATCCACAGGTGAGAACGCCCCGCACCCCGAACGCGGCGCGCGACCCGCGCACTCCTCACGTTGGGGGTAGCAGAGGTATGTAACAGGGCGCCGGGACTACCATGCCACCCTGACATTGGGAACGAATTCGGGGGGTTGCGCACTCTCCAACAGTGCCTACCTATACGCCTGTCCAGTCCTGTTCGCCAGCAGAACCCCGCTCCAACCCCGCGGAATTCCGAGGTTGGAGGCTCTTTGGCTGGGGGAGGGTGCGGGCGGACTCGCTACGGCGTCGCGTCGCGGGCCTTTCCCCACGAGCCGTCCTTGAAGATGCGCACGCCCTTGCCGCTCCCGCCGCCAATCATGCCGGGGATGGTGGCCTGGAGCGGCCTGGCGCCGGGCGGCTGGTAGACGACGCGGGCCCTGCGGGCGGCGGGGAGCGAGGGGCTGGTGGCGTCCACCAGCAGGTAGAGGGTCTCCCCGTCCACGTGGAGGCGCTCGGGGTCCTGGCGGTGGTTGAGCTCGGCCAGCAGCTCGCCGTCATCCAAGGTGGAGGCCTCGCTGCCCAGCAGGCGGACCTTCACCCGCAACCAGCTCGCCGGCGGGGCGCCTTGCTGACTCGCGTGGTCGCGCACGCCCTGGATGATGACAGCGACGTCGGCGCCGTTGCCGGGCGCGTTCTTCGCCGCGAGGCGCAGGCCCGTCTGCTTGCTGTTGTCGGTGTCGAGCAGCACCGTGGTGTTGGCGCAGCGGTTCTTGCACGCGTCGCCAAACGGCACCTTGTCGAAGCGCAGGCGCATGGCGAAGTCACTGCCCTGGGGGCCGATGACGGCGTTGACGATGACGGGGCGCTCCCCCTCCGGAGGTGCGGTGTAGCGGAAGGTGGCGCGCTCCTTGGCGGCGAAGGCGGTGCCGGCGAGCAGGGTGCAGAGGAGCAATGGGCGCTTCACGTGGAGACCTCCCCAGGGGCAAAAAGGGGCCCATTCAAGAGGGAAGGCGCCCGCCGCTTCAAGCCCCGGGCGTAGAGTGGGGCTTCCCACGAGGAGGATTTCGCGATGCGTGAACCGTACGTGCGGCAGCTCAAGCTCGGGCCCATGGACAACTTCGTCTACCTGGTGGGCCCCCGGCACTCGGACGAGGTGGTGGTGGTGGACCCCGCGTGGGACGTGGAGGCCATCGAGCAGGCCGTCAAGCAGGACGGCAAGCGCGTGGTGGGCGCGTTCGTCTCGCACTGCCACTTCGACCACATCAACGGCTTGCCGGACCTGCTGTCGAAGTGGGACGTGCCGGTGTTCGCGCAGCGGGAGGAGGTCCAGTTCTCCCCGGAGCTGCGCGAGCTGGGCGGCGCGCTGCGGCCCCTGGGGCCGGGCGATGAGGTGCGCGTGGGGGCGGAGACGTTCCAGGCGCTGCACACGCCCGGGCACACGCCGGGCTCGCACTGCCTGCTGGCCGGTGACGCGCTCGTGTCCGGCGACACCGTGTTCATCAACGGCTGCGGCCGGTGTGACATGAGCGGGGGCGACCCGGAGCAGATGTACCGCTCCCTGTCCCAGGTGCTGGCGAAGGTGCCCGGCAGCGCGAAGCTGTATCCGGGCCATGACTACGCGGACGTGCCGGTGACGTCCATGGAGGCGGTGCGGGAGAAGAACCCGTACTTCGCCTTCGACAACGTGGACGCCTTCGTCGCGTTCCGCATGCGCCCGCGGAAGTAACCGTCCGCGGCGCGCCTTCCGTGTCTGGCGGCCAACGGGGCCTCACACCGTCGACACGTTTACCGTGAGTGCGCGCCTGTCTATTGAATCGCTCCCGGCAGGAGGCGGTCTTCGCCTGCCGTGTTTTCTCGCAGTCCAGGCGTCGAGTCAGGAGCGTTCTCATGTTTCAGGAGCAGCTTTCATCCCAGTCGCAGCAGATGTTCGGCGAGTCGCTGAAGGAGCGGGTCACCGAGGCCGTTCGCGAGCAGATTGTCTCCACGATTGAGGACCGGCTCGGCCGGGAGGTGCGGGAGCGCGTGGCCGAGGCCATCCGGCACTCGCTGTCCGAGCGCGGCGGCGGGTTCCCGCAGGGGTACGGCCAGGGGTACGGGATGATGCCCCAGGGGTACGGCATGCCGGAGCCGGAGCGCATCGCGGACGCGCTGTGCTCCCGGCTCGCGGACACGCTGCGCGAGCGCATCGCCTCCGTGGTGCACGAGCGCATCCGTGACGGCATCCGGGAGCGGCTGGCCGAGTGCGTGCGCGCGGCGCTGGTCGAGCAGTGGCAGATGTCCTTCGGCGGCCCGGACGCCGAGCGCCTGGCCGAGGCGGTGCGCACCCGGCTGCTGGAGTCGCTGCGCGAGCGCATCAACACCGCCGCGCATGACGGCGTGCGCGAGGCCCTCCGCGAGCGGCTGGCGGACACGCTGCGCTCGGTGATGTCGGAGCGCATGCCCGGCTTCAACCCGAGTGACGCGGAGCGGCTGGCGGACGCCATCCGCGGGCGCCTGGCCGAGGCCCTCCACGAGGGGCTGGTGTACAGCCTGCGTGAGCGCGTGCGCGAGGCCCTGCGCGAGCGCCTGTCCGAGGGGCTCCGCGGCGCGGTGTCTCGCCAGTGGGGCGGCATGGCGGCGGGCTCGTTCGACCCAGACCGCATCGCGAACTCCCTCCAGGACCGGCTGTCCGAGGGGCTCCGGGAGCGCATCAACGCGGCGGTGCGCGAGCGCGTCCGCGAGGTGCTGCGTGAGCGCATGGGCGAGCTGCTGCGCGGCGCCATGGCCCGTTACCGGGGCATGATGCAGCAGGGCGGCATGCCGCAGGGCATGATGATGGGACAGGGGGGGCACGACGTGGAGCGCCTGGCGGATGCCATCCGTTCGCGGCTGGCGGACTCCCTGCGTGAGCGGCTCGTGAGCAACATGCGCTCGGAGCTGGACTCGGCGCTCCGCTCGCAGCTCCCCGAGGCCGTCCGCTCCGCGCTCGGCGAGGCGATGCGCGCGGGCCCGTCCATGTCCCAGACGCACCACTCCGGGGGCTCCGTCGACCCCGAGCGCATCGCGAGCGCGGTGCGTGAGAGCGTGAGCGCCGACGTGCGTGAGCGCGTGGGCGAGATGGTCCGCGAGCGCGTGTCCGAGGTCGTCCGCAACGAGCTGTCCAACGGCGTCCACCACACGCCGCAGGCCTGATGTTCCGTCTCCCTGGAGGCGTGGCTCGCCGCCCGCCTCCGGGGAGGCTGTTTCGCCTGGGCGGTGTGCGCCGGGCCCTGATGGGGTCCGCTCCTTCCTCAAGCTGCTCGCGCCTGTCCCTGGGCGCGGTGGTGTCACCGGACGCGGGTGTCCTGGCCGTGGGGGGCGTGCGCCCGCGCGAGGGGCGTCAGTCCGCCCGGGCGTTGGCGCTCCACCAGCGCTCGTAGACGGCGGCGACCTCCTCGGGAGCGGCGGAGATGTATCGGGGCCACGAGGCCCATTCCGCGTGCGGGTAATTGAGCAGGTTGTTCAGCGTACCGTTGACGGCGTCCCGCTGCGTCTCCACGTCGTGGAACGTGGGCCATGCCTCCAGGACGGCGGCGAGCTCCTCTCGGAAGAGCCCGAGCAGGGTGTGCAGCTCCCCGTCAGGAAAGAACGGCCCCTCCACCGCCGCGCGCAGGCACTCCCCGATGACCGTCTCGTCACGCGTCATGCCGCGCAGTGTAGGCCCGTGGCGGAGGTCCGGCCAGCAGGCCCGACCCGTGGACGAGGGGGA
Proteins encoded in this window:
- a CDS encoding DNA gyrase/topoisomerase IV subunit B; amino-acid sequence: MATKKETYTGADIQVLEGLEPVRKRPAMYIGGTDSTGYHHLLWEILDNSVDEVINGFATTVEVTLHKDSRSVTIVDNGRGIPVDIMPKHKKPAVEVILTTLHAGGKFEQGNYIHSGGLHGVGSSVVNALARKLVVEIKRDGKKHVQTYARGKATSTLKADGATRGTGTSITFEPDPEIFGEKLKFDAETVRERLEAKSYLHKGMTVVWKDETTSPATSVTYKHDGGIAEYLTKVVTERNKPLVPAGSAAFYHSRDNGVRLEAALAWTEATDEHIRSYVNGIPTPLGGTHEAGLRGAVVKAVRNYIETHGIAPKGVTLTAEDIREGITAILSTYVVEPQFQGQTKGRLNNPEVSGQVDGVLRPALEKWLNDNKSIAESVVARIVLAARAREASRAASQAVSRKTAVSHRLNLPGKLADCSSTDPGLSELFIVEGDSAGGSAKQGRDRRTQAILPLRGKVLNAEQASTDKVTTNKELQDIVSALGCGIGSDFDISKLRYGRVFLLMDADSDGHHIATLLLTFFYRHLRPLIESGAIHIAQPPLYRVDIGKETYWALDEPDRDRIIKEKAKGNAKPNIMRFKGLGEMTPDELKETTLDPKHRMSLRVTIDKPLETDRLINDLMGKDVSARFRFIMERAGEVQDLDV
- a CDS encoding PEGA domain-containing protein; translated protein: MLATSPAYGQSARKKKSSKKSPATTQPVKTTQAPPADDEESIEPRIFGSPNDTDEAAVKPRVTPDAPTVAQPEAAPALSGESAVASAAVTATGPVALFAVARTSVVEEAAVKLEDELLRRLKLGGVELVDLGAAFPPPPPASLTRADTLFEQGRSDYDNLDPEAAEAKFRAAAEAYIQHPAELNPERLARTYLFLGASRILNGDSPGGMEAFKLAVVAEPAMTPDAALFGQDVLKAFDQARAEVTARPAGTLVVESQPAGASVVMRGKALGVTPLKGVEVPAGQHPVVVSLPGYSAFAQYASVASGASTEVKAALEPTPGLSAVRDAALHAATEQAFERDTPPPEARAIGERLNARYVVLAAVSRGEKGHLQAELQAWDLRSNARLRGVEIALAPGAKKNGPDAAAEQVRAFVNGVTLPRVAESGTSFSTLIKRPWFWAVVGGAAAVTAGAVFVATSQDKGRPFNPVSGGVGF
- a CDS encoding DNA gyrase/topoisomerase IV subunit A, giving the protein MRAEAESKSRKKQGAGGGGGGGGGGAAGGNGDGSVPASLADEARRRYINYALSVITSRALPDVRDGLKPVQRRILFGMYHDHRLTHEAKYQKSAKVVGSVMGQYHPHGDSSIYEALVRMAQDFSLRYPLVDGHGNFGSLDGDGAAAMRYTECRLAMLAGELLTELGKKTVAYRPTYDGSMQEPVVIPARVPQLLMNGTTGIAVGMATNIPPHHLGELVDALVALIENPQLLTKDLLKWVKGPDFPTGGQILNDKKELRDIYESGQGSIRIRGEYKLEDLKRGGQQLVITSIPYTVNKSTLVAKFGDLVRERKLPLITDVRDESTKDVRIVLELKKDANPELVMAYLYKQTPLQTNFGVNLTCLVPIKDTPELSTPQRLNLKDILQYFLDFRFEVVTKRFEHELGELLRRVHILEGFEKVYDALDEMIKIIRASEGKQDAAKKLIARFKLDEVQVDAILEMKLYKLARLEILVVEKELKEKRAEIKRIQGILKDKKKVWGTVRDELGELKARYNDKRRTRIGGAGAEEMEFSAEAFIADEDAHVVITRDGWVKRVREVKDPSTTRLREGDAVMAVLAGSLKANLVLFSNFGTAYVTRFNDVPASTGYGEPVQKFFKFDDGERVVSAVSLDARLPRPQKLVGVTKQGLGMRFLLEPHLEVSTRAGRRYAKTGEGDEIIGVQPVTDRDLLAVLTEKTSALVCKVAEVNELAGPGKGVTVIKVDGGDRVVDFLAVSPAQKDARLEFETQKGRKLHLSPAKYGVTGRGGKGHEMSKRDAVKEVARPVTFIPLPEKKD
- a CDS encoding MBL fold metallo-hydrolase; amino-acid sequence: MREPYVRQLKLGPMDNFVYLVGPRHSDEVVVVDPAWDVEAIEQAVKQDGKRVVGAFVSHCHFDHINGLPDLLSKWDVPVFAQREEVQFSPELRELGGALRPLGPGDEVRVGAETFQALHTPGHTPGSHCLLAGDALVSGDTVFINGCGRCDMSGGDPEQMYRSLSQVLAKVPGSAKLYPGHDYADVPVTSMEAVREKNPYFAFDNVDAFVAFRMRPRK